One genomic window of Struthio camelus isolate bStrCam1 chromosome 1, bStrCam1.hap1, whole genome shotgun sequence includes the following:
- the NIT2 gene encoding omega-amidase NIT2, with translation MAQQRRPGNYASQQPSGRGGPWRACAPPAALPEAGEPGGEAGMEAARGAMANFRLALIQLQVSAVKSDNLQRACRLVKEASAKGAKVVALPECFNSPYGTQYFKEYAEKIPGESTHKLSEVAKECGIYLVGGSIPEEDGGKLYNTCTVFGPDGAMLAKHRKIHLFDIDVPGKIQFKESETLSPGNSFSMFDTPYCKVGLGICYDIRFAELAQIYGQKGCQLLIYPGAFNLTTGPAHWELLQRGRAVDNQVYVATASPARDEKASYVAWGHSTVVNPWGEVIAKAGTGETVLYTDIDLKKLAEIRQQIPILNQKRYDLYGIEVKN, from the exons ATGGCGCAGCAGCGGCGCCCGGGGAACTACGCCTCCCAGCAGCCCTCCGGGCGGGGCGGGCCCTGGCGCGCAtgcgccccgccggctgccctgCCCGaggcgggggagccgggcggtgAGGCGGGCATggaggcggcgcgcggggccatGGCCA ACTTCCGTCTGGCACTCATTCAGCTTCAGGTATCTGCCGTCAAATCGGATAACCTGCAGCGAGCCTGCAGACTGGTAAAAGAAGCATCGGCGAAAGGAGCAAAAGTTGTGGCTCTACCT GAATGTTTTAACTCTCCTTATGGAACCCAGTACTTCAAGGAATATGCAGAGAAGATCCCTGGAGAATCAACACACAAGCTCTCAGAAGTTGCAAAGGAGTGTGGCATATATCTTGTTGGAG GATCCATTCCAGAAGAGGATGGTGGAAAGCTATATAATACGTGTACTGTCTTTGGGCCTGATGGTGCTATGTTGGCAAAGCATAGGAAG ATTCATTTGTTTGACATTGATGTTCCTGGGAAGATACAGTTCAAAGAGTCTGAAACACTGAGTCCAGGGAATAGTTTCTCTATGTTTGATACTC CATACTGTAAAGTGGGCCTGGGCATCTGCTATGATATCAGATTTGCTGAGCTGGCTCAAATCTACGGACAGAAAG GTTGCCAGCTGCTGATATATCCAGGGGCTTTTAATCTGACAACAGGACCAGCTCACTGGGAACTACTACAAAGGGGGCG AGCTGTTGATAATCAAGTCTATGTAGCTACTGCATCTCCTGCTAGAGATGAAAAAGCATCCTATGTTGCCTGGGGACACAGCACTGTAGTAAATCCATG GGGTGAAGTCATAGCCAAAGCTGGCACCGGAGAAACGGTTCTGTACACAGACATAG ATCTGAAGAAACTTGCAGAAATCCGTCAACAAATCCCTATTTTGAACCAGAAGCGTTATGATCTCTATGGCATAGAGGTGAAAAACTGA